In a single window of the Patescibacteria group bacterium genome:
- a CDS encoding UDP-N-acetylmuramoyl-tripeptide--D-alanyl-D-alanine ligase, protein MENTSWKQPFHSLRRQLAKNWLKLFPHLKIIAVTGSFGKTNTVRAITYVLSQKYKTLQTDLNLDTVYNLPMTLLKLRPGHEVLVLECGVDHRGEMDKHLSLFNPQIAVLTGISPVHSEPELLGSIEGIMEEKAKLLKALPSNGWAILNFDDVLVRKMAERTRAKVLWYGTDKACDFWADEIEAGLTGTSFKLHARQFGVTDLDLKIGLLGQHAVHEGLATAAAGLIYGLTTKQIKRGLGEIKPLSGRLSLEKGPLGTIILDDHLRANPASVRAGLETLMILPCRGRKIAVLGEMGELGQYALEEHQNLGKFIAGLKIDFFVGVGPLQKLTTQAAKKTGMEKSHIFWAKDVQEVAEILENLLRPEDLWYLKGSLLKHLERIIFLLEKKAVFCKVISCHYYNSCLSCSELQKRV, encoded by the coding sequence ATGGAAAACACCTCGTGGAAACAGCCATTTCACTCTCTTCGTCGCCAGTTGGCTAAAAACTGGTTAAAACTTTTTCCTCATCTGAAGATTATCGCTGTCACCGGTTCTTTCGGCAAAACGAACACGGTAAGAGCCATCACTTACGTTTTAAGTCAGAAGTATAAAACCCTGCAGACCGATCTTAATTTGGATACGGTCTATAACCTGCCGATGACGCTTCTTAAACTTAGACCCGGGCACGAGGTTTTGGTTTTAGAGTGCGGCGTTGATCACCGCGGCGAAATGGATAAACACCTTTCTCTTTTTAATCCCCAAATAGCCGTTTTGACCGGCATTTCGCCGGTTCATTCCGAACCGGAATTATTAGGTTCGATTGAAGGGATCATGGAAGAGAAGGCAAAACTGCTTAAAGCTTTGCCTTCTAATGGTTGGGCAATTCTTAATTTTGACGACGTCTTGGTAAGAAAAATGGCCGAAAGAACCAGGGCTAAAGTTTTATGGTACGGGACCGATAAGGCTTGTGACTTTTGGGCTGATGAAATTGAGGCGGGGTTGACGGGAACTTCTTTTAAGCTTCACGCCAGACAATTTGGCGTGACCGATTTAGACCTTAAGATAGGCCTTTTGGGTCAACATGCCGTTCACGAGGGACTCGCCACCGCCGCCGCGGGCTTAATTTACGGATTAACCACGAAGCAAATAAAAAGGGGACTAGGGGAGATTAAGCCTCTTTCAGGAAGATTAAGCTTAGAAAAAGGACCGCTGGGAACAATTATTCTGGATGATCATTTAAGAGCTAATCCGGCCTCGGTCAGGGCAGGTTTAGAAACACTAATGATTCTCCCCTGCCGGGGGAGAAAAATTGCCGTCTTGGGGGAAATGGGAGAGTTGGGGCAATATGCTTTGGAAGAACATCAAAACTTGGGCAAATTTATCGCCGGACTTAAAATTGATTTTTTCGTCGGCGTCGGACCTCTGCAGAAACTGACGACTCAAGCGGCTAAGAAAACAGGCATGGAAAAGTCGCATATTTTTTGGGCCAAAGACGTTCAGGAAGTCGCAGAAATCTTGGAAAATCTTCTTCGGCCGGAAGACTTATGGTATCTTAAGGGTTCGTTGCTGAAACATTTAGAAAGGATAATTTTTCTTTTAGAAAAAAAAGCCGTTTTCTGTAAGGTTATTTCCTGTCATTATTATAATTCTTGTCTTTCTTGCTCCGAGTTGCAAAAACGAGTATAA
- a CDS encoding NDP-sugar synthase produces MQAVILAAGASTRFYPLSEGRPKCLIPLMGKPILAWTIEALAKLAIKKIILVETGDPQIKNYFGDGKKFGVAITYVTQDKPLGMGDALLKARDHLQEEFFLLNAHHLDIDNFSQLMIEKKREADAVLLAEEKENFWEFGVLDLQDDQALRLIEKPPKSQESSRTCVVGIYLLTKDFLPVLAKTPRDQYQFETALDQYMKLKKVKVVKTQAKPVSLKYPWDLLAVKDYLLEKMPHQISRGAKIGKGVILVGKMKIEDGVTIHENAVIKGPVYLGKNVLVGNNSLIRDGAVLEENARVGAFSEIKNSVFLPGATLGSGFVASSIIGEGCRLAHNFTTANRRFDRQVIKVKIKGKKVETGLDDFGVILGENVYTGIGVGTMPGTIIGKNAVVGPGTFVFDDVLPGTKYFTEFKNKQVK; encoded by the coding sequence ATGCAAGCCGTGATTTTAGCGGCCGGAGCCTCAACCCGTTTTTATCCGCTTTCCGAAGGAAGGCCTAAATGTCTGATTCCTTTAATGGGGAAACCCATTTTGGCTTGGACCATTGAAGCCTTGGCAAAATTGGCGATCAAAAAAATCATTCTGGTTGAAACCGGCGATCCCCAGATTAAAAATTATTTTGGTGACGGAAAAAAGTTCGGTGTGGCCATAACTTACGTGACTCAAGACAAGCCCCTGGGTATGGGGGATGCTCTATTAAAAGCCAGGGATCATCTTCAGGAAGAATTTTTCTTGCTTAACGCACATCATTTGGATATTGATAATTTCAGCCAGTTGATGATCGAGAAAAAAAGAGAAGCCGATGCCGTCTTATTAGCCGAAGAAAAAGAAAATTTTTGGGAGTTTGGGGTTTTGGATCTTCAAGACGATCAGGCCTTAAGACTTATAGAAAAACCGCCGAAAAGCCAGGAATCTAGTCGAACCTGCGTTGTCGGGATCTATCTTTTAACGAAAGATTTCTTGCCTGTTTTGGCAAAAACTCCGAGAGATCAGTATCAGTTTGAGACAGCTCTTGATCAATATATGAAACTTAAAAAAGTTAAAGTTGTCAAAACGCAAGCGAAACCGGTTTCCTTAAAATATCCTTGGGATCTTTTGGCCGTTAAGGATTATTTATTAGAAAAAATGCCCCATCAAATCAGTCGGGGGGCCAAAATCGGCAAAGGGGTTATTTTGGTGGGAAAAATGAAGATTGAGGACGGCGTGACGATTCACGAAAATGCCGTCATTAAAGGCCCTGTTTATTTAGGCAAGAACGTTTTGGTGGGCAACAATTCCTTAATTAGGGACGGAGCGGTCCTGGAAGAAAACGCCAGGGTCGGAGCTTTTTCGGAAATTAAAAATAGTGTTTTCTTGCCCGGAGCCACGCTTGGCAGCGGTTTCGTGGCCTCGTCCATTATCGGTGAGGGTTGTCGTTTGGCTCACAATTTTACGACGGCCAACCGGCGTTTTGACAGACAAGTGATTAAAGTTAAAATAAAAGGGAAAAAGGTTGAGACGGGACTTGACGATTTTGGCGTTATTTTGGGCGAGAATGTCTATACCGGTATCGGGGTCGGAACCATGCCTGGGACGATCATCGGGAAAAACGCCGTCGTCGGACCCGGGACTTTTGTTTTTGATGACGTTTTGCCGGGGACAAAATATTTTACCGAATTTAAAAATAAACAAGTTAAATAA
- a CDS encoding D-alanine--D-alanine ligase has protein sequence MKKIKVAVLMGGRTPEYDVSLATGREVVAYLNKEKFEVLPVVISRDGQRWQPLPLNKFLELDTIVHRLPDQKKEQSSLETIPLQNQTILNEQKIDVAFLAMHGPYGEDGTIQGLLELLNIPYTGSGVLASALGMDKIMFRKVLASEKIPFPRYLVFRKNDPPELIWRFFKKPPVFVKPCNQGSSVGASVVHGKEELKKALDLAFAYSEPVLVEEYLKGREISCAVLGNANPQALPLAEILPKNEFFDYEAKYIKGKAEEIVPARLSSKMTKTLQGLSVRIFKTIGARGVARVEFILVGQKPYALEINTLPGLTSASIVPKEAKGVRMSYPKLLEKLIELALQKS, from the coding sequence ATGAAAAAGATTAAAGTTGCGGTTTTGATGGGCGGCCGGACGCCGGAGTATGACGTTTCTTTGGCCACAGGCAGAGAAGTCGTGGCTTATCTTAATAAGGAAAAGTTTGAAGTTTTGCCCGTCGTTATTTCCCGCGACGGTCAAAGATGGCAACCTTTACCTTTAAATAAGTTTTTGGAACTGGACACGATTGTTCATCGCCTTCCTGACCAAAAGAAAGAACAATCTTCTTTGGAAACAATTCCTCTTCAAAATCAGACAATTCTTAACGAACAAAAAATTGATGTCGCTTTTTTGGCCATGCATGGTCCTTACGGGGAAGATGGCACTATTCAGGGACTACTTGAGCTTTTAAATATACCCTATACCGGCTCAGGCGTTTTGGCTAGCGCTTTGGGTATGGACAAAATTATGTTTAGAAAAGTTCTGGCTTCTGAAAAAATTCCTTTTCCTCGATACCTGGTTTTCAGAAAAAATGATCCGCCGGAATTAATTTGGCGTTTTTTTAAAAAGCCGCCGGTTTTTGTTAAACCTTGTAATCAGGGTTCAAGTGTCGGAGCCTCAGTCGTTCATGGCAAGGAAGAACTGAAGAAAGCTTTAGATTTGGCCTTTGCTTATTCCGAGCCGGTCTTAGTTGAAGAGTATCTTAAGGGGAGGGAAATAAGCTGTGCCGTTTTGGGCAACGCCAATCCTCAGGCTTTGCCTTTAGCGGAGATTTTGCCTAAAAACGAGTTTTTTGATTATGAGGCTAAATATATTAAGGGCAAAGCAGAAGAAATTGTGCCGGCCAGGCTTTCGTCAAAGATGACAAAAACGCTTCAGGGTCTGTCCGTCAGGATCTTTAAAACCATTGGGGCCAGGGGCGTGGCGCGGGTGGAATTTATCCTCGTCGGCCAAAAACCTTACGCTTTGGAAATTAATACCCTTCCCGGTTTAACCTCAGCTTCCATCGTGCCCAAGGAAGCCAAGGGGGTGCGAATGTCATACCCCAAACTTCTGGAAAAACTTATTGAGCTTGCCCTTCAAAAAAGCTAA
- a CDS encoding diacylglycerol kinase family protein — translation MVETLKRHHISFKNAFAGLSYALTSQPNFKIHVFLATAAILSGFFLGISFIEMTILVLVTFIGLATEMMNTAIESVTDLVTTEWRESAKTAKDVAAGMMLLTAIGATIIALLILGPKILERLPWLSF, via the coding sequence ATGGTAGAAACTTTGAAGCGACATCATATTTCTTTTAAAAATGCTTTTGCCGGTTTATCTTACGCTTTAACCTCCCAGCCAAATTTTAAAATCCACGTTTTTCTGGCCACGGCGGCGATTTTATCGGGATTTTTTCTTGGGATTTCTTTTATCGAGATGACGATTTTGGTTTTGGTGACGTTTATAGGTTTGGCTACGGAAATGATGAATACGGCCATTGAATCAGTCACCGATTTGGTGACGACCGAATGGCGGGAGTCGGCAAAGACCGCGAAAGACGTTGCCGCCGGCATGATGCTTTTAACCGCGATCGGGGCAACCATTATTGCCCTTCTTATCTTAGGACCCAAAATCTTAGAAAGGCTTCCATGGCTATCCTTTTAG